One part of the Pelodiscus sinensis isolate JC-2024 chromosome 16, ASM4963464v1, whole genome shotgun sequence genome encodes these proteins:
- the TEDC2 gene encoding tubulin epsilon and delta complex protein 2 isoform X3 translates to MLPAGRACRLVSVLSQALEDCAEQKKMLEDNLTLCRALLGDWKVQAPENPAPEGGPKNAQEHEPSPKELEELELLNRALEKALRVRKSTLQSPTEGVATAKGETLAVKKPATSTATTPQPPLSKESGPMPVPVAPVCKKAASSKKPSAHMLRAPYRTDPVRAPSSRSSRAPKAAGKNSAKGAAPHHVRKTVSAASVRQSECCAAAKLSGAPRPPRPQQQSAASFDGSANGQNLGAAIQQGADPENDCPGSPAETPVAQSRTAGEVPARSAMARTFTLQEKGSVLRLPLAYRKAYSRNGRLWEKCHLSQSSPTAAAAQNGFLERVQATFCSSTPALSPAELEEEVTVLRDAHSLLSQSLEAESTGHSAWEREYECLLTLEGLQDAAAQCLHKLQLLRTAAATQMALQPAACGSGAGPSPAGCMLLRGRRCGQMGVLARPLLFYSTGRELRDMAALKLRVAMLRQKINIQKVSRAELLSILESRRPGEPPPSLLYRAVYTQLCEGAPVAFFRCSKRRSIQPLPCGSSTAQH, encoded by the exons ATGCTGCCCGCCGGCCGGGCCTGCAG GCTGGTTTCCGTGCTCAGTCAGGCCCTGGAAGACTGTGCTGAGCAAAAGAAGATGCTAGAGGACAATCTAACCCTGTGCCGGGCCCTCCTTGGAGACTG GAAGGTGCAAGCTCCTGAGAATCCAGCGCCAGAGGGAGGCCCAAAGAACGCCCAAG AGCATGAGCCCTCACCCAAGGAGCTcgaggagctggagctgctgaacAGAGCCCTGGAGAAAGCGTTAAGAGTCCGGAAAAGCACCCTGCAAAGTCCCACAGAGGGCGTAGCTACTGCAAAAGGGGAAACGTTGGCAGTAAAGAAACCTGCCACCAGCACTGCTACCACGCCGCAGCCACCCTTGTCTAAAGAGAGTGGCCCTATGCCTGTCCCGGTGGCACCTGTGTGCAAGAAGGCTGCCTCCTCCAAAAAACCTTCGGCTCATATGCTGAGAGCTCCCTACAGGACTGACCCTGTGAGAGCACCAAGCAGCCGGAGCTCCAGGGCTCCCAAGGCGGCTGGGAAGAACTCCGCTAAAGGGGCTGCCCCCCACCACGTGAGGAAGACGGTATCAGCTGCCAGCGTGCGTCAGTCCGAGTGCTGTGCTGCCGCAAAGCTGTCTGGCGCGCCCAGACCCCCCCGGCCCCAGCAGCAGAGCGCTGCGTCCTTCGACGGCTCTGCTAATGGCCAGAACTTGggagctgccatccagcagggagctgatccagagaatgaTTGTCCTGGTTCCCCGGCAGAGACTCCAGTGGCACAGAGCCGTACGGCAGGAGAGGTCCCCGCAAGAAGCGCCATGGCCCGCACCTTTACCCTCCAGGAAAAGGG GTCTGTGCTGAGGCTCCCGCTTGCCTATCGGAAAGCCTACTCCAGGAATGGCAG GCTATGGGAGAAGTGTCATCTCAGCCAGAGTAGCCCCACCGCAGCTGCTGCGCAGAATGGCTTCCTAGAGCGAGTGCAGGCAACT TTTTGTTCCTCTACACCAGCTCTGAGCCCTGCAGAGCTAGAAGAGGAGGTGACGGTCCTGCGCGATGCCCACTCTCTCCTGAGCCAGTCCCTGGAAGCTGAGAGCACAG GCCACTCGGCGTGGGAGCGGGAGTACGAATGTCTCCTGACCTTGGAAGGCCTGCAAGATGCAGCAGCCCAGTGCCTGCACAAGCTGCAGCTGCTGCGCACAG ctgcagccacccagatggcTCTGCAGCCCGCAGCCTGTGGTTCTGGTGCGGGGCCCtcccctgcaggctgcatgcTGCTGCGAGGACGGAGGTGTGGGCAGATGGGCGTCCTAGCAAGGCCTCTCCTTTTCTACTCCACTGGCCGGGAGCTGAGGGACATGGCTGCCTTGAAACTGCGGGTAGCAATGCTGCGCCAGAAAATCAACATCCAGAAG GTCTCAAGAGCCGAGCTCCTCTCCATTCTGGAATCCCGGCGCCCAGGGGAACCGCCCCCCTCCCTTCTGTACCGTGCCGTGTACACCCAGCTCTGTGAAGGAG
- the TEDC2 gene encoding tubulin epsilon and delta complex protein 2 isoform X4, with protein sequence MLPAGRACRLVSVLSQALEDCAEQKKMLEDNLTLCRALLGDWKVQAPENPAPEGGPKNAQEHEPSPKELEELELLNRALEKALRVRKSTLQSPTEGVATAKGETLAVKKPATSTATTPQPPLSKESGPMPVPVAPVCKKAASSKKPSAHMLRAPYRTDPVRAPSSRSSRAPKAAGKNSAKGAAPHHVRKTVSAASVRQSECCAAAKLSGAPRPPRPQQQSAASFDGSANGQNLGAAIQQGADPENDCPGSPAETPVAQSRTAGEVPARSAMARTFTLQEKGSVLRLPLAYRKAYSRNGRLWEKCHLSQSSPTAAAAQNGFLERVQATFCSSTPALSPAELEEEVTVLRDAHSLLSQSLEAESTGHSAWEREYECLLTLEGLQDAAAQCLHKLQLLRTAAATQMALQPAACGSGAGPSPAGCMLLRGRRCGQMGVLARPLLFYSTGRELRDMAALKLRVAMLRQKINIQKVSRAELLSILESRRPGEPPPSLLYRAVYTQLCEGACSNETFHAHGTLASTS encoded by the exons ATGCTGCCCGCCGGCCGGGCCTGCAG GCTGGTTTCCGTGCTCAGTCAGGCCCTGGAAGACTGTGCTGAGCAAAAGAAGATGCTAGAGGACAATCTAACCCTGTGCCGGGCCCTCCTTGGAGACTG GAAGGTGCAAGCTCCTGAGAATCCAGCGCCAGAGGGAGGCCCAAAGAACGCCCAAG AGCATGAGCCCTCACCCAAGGAGCTcgaggagctggagctgctgaacAGAGCCCTGGAGAAAGCGTTAAGAGTCCGGAAAAGCACCCTGCAAAGTCCCACAGAGGGCGTAGCTACTGCAAAAGGGGAAACGTTGGCAGTAAAGAAACCTGCCACCAGCACTGCTACCACGCCGCAGCCACCCTTGTCTAAAGAGAGTGGCCCTATGCCTGTCCCGGTGGCACCTGTGTGCAAGAAGGCTGCCTCCTCCAAAAAACCTTCGGCTCATATGCTGAGAGCTCCCTACAGGACTGACCCTGTGAGAGCACCAAGCAGCCGGAGCTCCAGGGCTCCCAAGGCGGCTGGGAAGAACTCCGCTAAAGGGGCTGCCCCCCACCACGTGAGGAAGACGGTATCAGCTGCCAGCGTGCGTCAGTCCGAGTGCTGTGCTGCCGCAAAGCTGTCTGGCGCGCCCAGACCCCCCCGGCCCCAGCAGCAGAGCGCTGCGTCCTTCGACGGCTCTGCTAATGGCCAGAACTTGggagctgccatccagcagggagctgatccagagaatgaTTGTCCTGGTTCCCCGGCAGAGACTCCAGTGGCACAGAGCCGTACGGCAGGAGAGGTCCCCGCAAGAAGCGCCATGGCCCGCACCTTTACCCTCCAGGAAAAGGG GTCTGTGCTGAGGCTCCCGCTTGCCTATCGGAAAGCCTACTCCAGGAATGGCAG GCTATGGGAGAAGTGTCATCTCAGCCAGAGTAGCCCCACCGCAGCTGCTGCGCAGAATGGCTTCCTAGAGCGAGTGCAGGCAACT TTTTGTTCCTCTACACCAGCTCTGAGCCCTGCAGAGCTAGAAGAGGAGGTGACGGTCCTGCGCGATGCCCACTCTCTCCTGAGCCAGTCCCTGGAAGCTGAGAGCACAG GCCACTCGGCGTGGGAGCGGGAGTACGAATGTCTCCTGACCTTGGAAGGCCTGCAAGATGCAGCAGCCCAGTGCCTGCACAAGCTGCAGCTGCTGCGCACAG ctgcagccacccagatggcTCTGCAGCCCGCAGCCTGTGGTTCTGGTGCGGGGCCCtcccctgcaggctgcatgcTGCTGCGAGGACGGAGGTGTGGGCAGATGGGCGTCCTAGCAAGGCCTCTCCTTTTCTACTCCACTGGCCGGGAGCTGAGGGACATGGCTGCCTTGAAACTGCGGGTAGCAATGCTGCGCCAGAAAATCAACATCCAGAAG GTCTCAAGAGCCGAGCTCCTCTCCATTCTGGAATCCCGGCGCCCAGGGGAACCGCCCCCCTCCCTTCTGTACCGTGCCGTGTACACCCAGCTCTGTGAAGGAG
- the TEDC2 gene encoding tubulin epsilon and delta complex protein 2 isoform X5, protein MLPAGRACRLVSVLSQALEDCAEQKKMLEDNLTLCRALLGDWKVQAPENPAPEGGPKNAQEHEPSPKELEELELLNRALEKALRVRKSTLQSPTEGVATAKGETLAVKKPATSTATTPQPPLSKESGPMPVPVAPVCKKAASSKKPSAHMLRAPYRTDPVRAPSSRSSRAPKAAGKNSAKGAAPHHVRKTVSAASVRQSECCAAAKLSGAPRPPRPQQQSAASFDGSANGQNLGAAIQQGADPENDCPGSPAETPVAQSRTAGEVPARSAMARTFTLQEKGSVLRLPLAYRKAYSRNGRLWEKCHLSQSSPTAAAAQNGFLERVQATFCSSTPALSPAELEEEVTVLRDAHSLLSQSLEAESTGHSAWEREYECLLTLEGLQDAAAQCLHKLQLLRTAAATQMALQPAACGSGAGPSPAGCMLLRGRRCGQMGVLARPLLFYSTGRELRDMAALKLRVAMLRQKINIQKVSRAELLSILESRRPGEPPPSLLYRAVYTQLCEGGERFPVLMSDELPE, encoded by the exons ATGCTGCCCGCCGGCCGGGCCTGCAG GCTGGTTTCCGTGCTCAGTCAGGCCCTGGAAGACTGTGCTGAGCAAAAGAAGATGCTAGAGGACAATCTAACCCTGTGCCGGGCCCTCCTTGGAGACTG GAAGGTGCAAGCTCCTGAGAATCCAGCGCCAGAGGGAGGCCCAAAGAACGCCCAAG AGCATGAGCCCTCACCCAAGGAGCTcgaggagctggagctgctgaacAGAGCCCTGGAGAAAGCGTTAAGAGTCCGGAAAAGCACCCTGCAAAGTCCCACAGAGGGCGTAGCTACTGCAAAAGGGGAAACGTTGGCAGTAAAGAAACCTGCCACCAGCACTGCTACCACGCCGCAGCCACCCTTGTCTAAAGAGAGTGGCCCTATGCCTGTCCCGGTGGCACCTGTGTGCAAGAAGGCTGCCTCCTCCAAAAAACCTTCGGCTCATATGCTGAGAGCTCCCTACAGGACTGACCCTGTGAGAGCACCAAGCAGCCGGAGCTCCAGGGCTCCCAAGGCGGCTGGGAAGAACTCCGCTAAAGGGGCTGCCCCCCACCACGTGAGGAAGACGGTATCAGCTGCCAGCGTGCGTCAGTCCGAGTGCTGTGCTGCCGCAAAGCTGTCTGGCGCGCCCAGACCCCCCCGGCCCCAGCAGCAGAGCGCTGCGTCCTTCGACGGCTCTGCTAATGGCCAGAACTTGggagctgccatccagcagggagctgatccagagaatgaTTGTCCTGGTTCCCCGGCAGAGACTCCAGTGGCACAGAGCCGTACGGCAGGAGAGGTCCCCGCAAGAAGCGCCATGGCCCGCACCTTTACCCTCCAGGAAAAGGG GTCTGTGCTGAGGCTCCCGCTTGCCTATCGGAAAGCCTACTCCAGGAATGGCAG GCTATGGGAGAAGTGTCATCTCAGCCAGAGTAGCCCCACCGCAGCTGCTGCGCAGAATGGCTTCCTAGAGCGAGTGCAGGCAACT TTTTGTTCCTCTACACCAGCTCTGAGCCCTGCAGAGCTAGAAGAGGAGGTGACGGTCCTGCGCGATGCCCACTCTCTCCTGAGCCAGTCCCTGGAAGCTGAGAGCACAG GCCACTCGGCGTGGGAGCGGGAGTACGAATGTCTCCTGACCTTGGAAGGCCTGCAAGATGCAGCAGCCCAGTGCCTGCACAAGCTGCAGCTGCTGCGCACAG ctgcagccacccagatggcTCTGCAGCCCGCAGCCTGTGGTTCTGGTGCGGGGCCCtcccctgcaggctgcatgcTGCTGCGAGGACGGAGGTGTGGGCAGATGGGCGTCCTAGCAAGGCCTCTCCTTTTCTACTCCACTGGCCGGGAGCTGAGGGACATGGCTGCCTTGAAACTGCGGGTAGCAATGCTGCGCCAGAAAATCAACATCCAGAAG GTCTCAAGAGCCGAGCTCCTCTCCATTCTGGAATCCCGGCGCCCAGGGGAACCGCCCCCCTCCCTTCTGTACCGTGCCGTGTACACCCAGCTCTGTGAAGGAGGTGAGCGGTTCCCTGTGCTGATGAGCGACGAGCTGCCGGAGTGA